A single region of the Plantactinospora soyae genome encodes:
- a CDS encoding cobyric acid synthase, with the protein MGGGLLVAGTTSDAGKSVLTAGICRWLHRQGVSVAPFKAQNMSNNSAVVIGPDGRGGEIGRAQAMQAAACGLPPDLRFNPVLLKPGSDRSSQVVLLGQAVDTVTAGNFRSLRPRLAATAFEALAELRAEYDVVICEGAGSPTEINLRDSDYTNMGLARHAGLPTIVVGDIDRGGVFASMFGTVALLDAADQDLVAGFVINKFRGDLGLLRPGLDMLTQVTGRPTYGVLPWEVDLWLDAEDSLAYGRVLGRPAAPVGAQWLDVAVVRLPRISNATDVEALATEPGVRVRLTVEPAEVAAADLVVLPGTKSTVDDLEWLRRTGLADVVHAHAAAGRPLLGICGGFQMLARSIDDEVESGRGRVAGLGLLPIEITFGAAKTVTRSVGAAFGSVPVRGYEIHHGYVSDADPALPPLIRAADGRVEGAAVGHLFGTHWHGAFSSDDFRRRFLTEAARLAGRHGFQVAPDTSFAAARERTLDLIGDLVEEHLDTDALWRLIERGPPAGLPFVPPGAPPSSGVPPSSGVPPSGESPPRTRPSTLATTRPASG; encoded by the coding sequence GTGGGTGGGGGGCTGCTGGTGGCCGGCACCACCTCGGACGCGGGCAAGAGCGTGCTCACCGCCGGCATCTGTCGCTGGCTGCACCGCCAGGGCGTCAGCGTGGCCCCGTTCAAGGCACAGAACATGTCCAACAACTCGGCGGTGGTGATCGGGCCGGACGGCCGGGGCGGCGAGATCGGCCGGGCGCAGGCGATGCAGGCCGCCGCCTGCGGACTCCCCCCGGACCTGCGGTTCAATCCGGTGCTGCTCAAGCCCGGCAGCGACCGGTCCAGTCAGGTGGTCCTGCTCGGCCAGGCCGTCGACACGGTCACCGCCGGCAATTTCCGCAGCCTCCGACCCCGACTCGCCGCGACCGCCTTCGAGGCGCTCGCCGAACTGCGCGCCGAGTACGACGTCGTCATCTGCGAGGGGGCGGGCAGCCCCACCGAGATCAATCTGCGGGACAGCGACTACACCAACATGGGGCTGGCCCGGCACGCCGGACTGCCGACGATCGTGGTCGGTGACATCGACCGGGGCGGTGTCTTCGCGTCGATGTTCGGCACGGTGGCGCTGCTGGACGCCGCCGACCAGGATCTCGTCGCGGGCTTCGTGATCAACAAGTTCCGGGGGGACCTGGGACTGCTCCGACCCGGGCTCGACATGCTGACCCAGGTGACCGGGCGGCCGACGTACGGGGTGCTGCCGTGGGAGGTCGACCTGTGGCTGGACGCCGAGGACTCGCTCGCCTACGGCCGGGTACTGGGCCGACCGGCGGCACCCGTCGGCGCGCAGTGGCTGGACGTGGCGGTCGTCCGGCTACCCCGGATCTCCAATGCCACCGACGTCGAGGCACTGGCCACCGAACCGGGCGTACGGGTCCGGCTGACCGTCGAGCCGGCCGAGGTGGCCGCCGCCGACCTCGTCGTACTGCCCGGGACCAAGTCGACCGTCGACGACCTGGAGTGGCTGCGGCGTACCGGACTGGCTGACGTCGTACACGCGCACGCCGCCGCCGGACGGCCGCTGCTCGGCATCTGCGGCGGCTTCCAGATGCTCGCCCGGAGCATCGACGACGAGGTGGAGAGCGGACGCGGTCGGGTCGCCGGGCTCGGACTCCTGCCCATCGAGATCACCTTTGGCGCCGCCAAGACCGTGACCCGCTCGGTGGGCGCGGCATTCGGCTCGGTGCCGGTGCGCGGCTACGAGATCCACCACGGGTACGTCTCCGACGCCGACCCGGCGCTGCCACCCCTGATCCGCGCCGCCGACGGCCGGGTGGAGGGCGCCGCAGTCGGGCATCTCTTCGGTACGCACTGGCACGGCGCGTTCTCCTCGGACGACTTCCGGCGCAGGTTCCTCACCGAGGCGGCCCGGCTGGCCGGCCGGCACGGCTTCCAGGTTGCCCCGGACACCTCGTTCGCCGCCGCCCGGGAACGCACCCTGGACCTCATCGGTGACCTGGTGGAGGAACACCTGGACACCGACGCGCTGTGGCGGCTCATCGAGCGGGGCCCACCCGCCGGGCTGCCCTTCGTGCCACCCGGAGCACCGCCGTCGAGCGGAGTGCCGCCGTCGAGCGGAGTGCCGCCGTCGGGTGAATCGCCGCCGCGTACGCGGCCGTCGACGCTGGCCACCACCCGCCCCGCGTCGGGTTAG
- a CDS encoding class I SAM-dependent methyltransferase, which translates to MNQPNATQKPEPDLASTQRDPEEESVHRALEGYYRTGKPPWDTGVTPPELVALVEGHGALPPGRALELGCGTGTNATYLARHGWEVAAVDLIDSAVDQAREKATAAGVAVRLLHGDATRLDQLDVPGPFDLFFDLSCYCGVPLHRRDAYAAGLTHRAAPGARLLMFGYGPEPLGNPIPEVTSWAAGVTADELRTRFPGWELIDVTPGTNSVPTFWFTLRRDA; encoded by the coding sequence ATGAACCAGCCCAACGCCACGCAGAAGCCGGAACCGGACCTGGCCTCAACGCAGCGAGACCCGGAGGAGGAGTCCGTCCACCGCGCACTGGAGGGCTACTACCGCACCGGCAAGCCACCGTGGGACACCGGCGTGACGCCGCCCGAGCTGGTCGCCCTGGTAGAGGGACACGGCGCGCTGCCGCCCGGCCGCGCCCTCGAACTCGGCTGCGGCACGGGGACCAACGCCACCTACCTCGCACGGCACGGCTGGGAGGTGGCGGCCGTCGACCTGATCGACAGCGCCGTCGATCAGGCCAGGGAGAAGGCTACGGCGGCGGGAGTGGCGGTACGGCTGCTGCACGGAGACGCCACCCGCCTCGACCAGCTGGACGTGCCGGGCCCCTTCGACCTGTTCTTCGACCTGAGCTGCTACTGCGGGGTCCCGCTACACCGCCGCGACGCCTACGCCGCCGGGCTCACCCATCGCGCCGCTCCCGGAGCACGGTTGCTGATGTTCGGCTACGGCCCCGAGCCGCTCGGCAATCCGATCCCCGAGGTCACGTCGTGGGCGGCAGGCGTCACAGCCGACGAGCTCCGCACCAGGTTCCCTGGCTGGGAACTAATCGACGTCACACCGGGCACCAACTCCGTGCCGACCTTCTGGTTCACGCTGCGCCGCGACGCCTAG
- a CDS encoding cobalamin biosynthesis protein, giving the protein MGEVVAVRPKNIVVRARRSGGPAGRRAGASSWLSGGVANAAGLAAGYALDALLGDPRRGHPVAGFGTLAGALERRIYQPRRSAGVAYTALAVGVPVVLAGAAAAATRDRPLARAVLVAAGTWTVLGGRTLRREAETMGRALRRDDLPAARRRLGHLCGRDPSALDEAELARATVESVAENTSDAVVAPLVWGAVAGLPGLLGYRAANTLDAMVGHRSDRYARFGTAAARLDDLLNLLPSRLTGLLTVAAAPLVRGDRSRAWHVWRRDRDDHPSPNAGQCEAAMAGALGVRLGGRNVYFGRSEVRPFLGDGPRPEARHISRAARLSGTVGLAALGVTVAYAASSRPRRACVRWIATRLRPAR; this is encoded by the coding sequence ATGGGGGAGGTGGTCGCCGTGCGGCCGAAGAACATCGTGGTGCGGGCCCGCCGTTCCGGTGGTCCTGCCGGCCGTCGCGCCGGAGCGTCGAGCTGGTTGAGCGGCGGGGTGGCCAACGCGGCCGGGCTGGCCGCCGGCTACGCCCTGGACGCGTTGCTCGGCGATCCCCGCCGAGGACATCCCGTCGCCGGGTTCGGAACCTTGGCCGGCGCGCTCGAACGCCGGATCTACCAGCCACGGCGGTCGGCCGGAGTGGCGTACACGGCGCTGGCGGTCGGCGTACCCGTGGTGCTGGCCGGGGCGGCGGCGGCCGCGACCCGGGACCGGCCCCTGGCCCGCGCGGTGCTGGTCGCGGCCGGGACCTGGACCGTGCTCGGCGGCCGCACGCTGCGCCGGGAGGCGGAGACGATGGGTCGGGCACTGCGCCGGGACGACCTGCCGGCCGCACGACGCCGGCTGGGGCACCTGTGCGGCCGGGACCCGTCGGCGCTGGACGAGGCCGAACTCGCCCGCGCCACCGTGGAGTCCGTCGCGGAGAACACCTCCGACGCGGTGGTCGCGCCGCTGGTCTGGGGCGCCGTGGCCGGACTGCCCGGCCTGCTCGGCTACCGGGCGGCCAACACGCTGGACGCGATGGTCGGACACCGGTCGGACCGGTACGCCCGGTTCGGCACCGCCGCCGCGCGCCTCGACGACCTGCTCAACCTGCTGCCGTCCCGGCTGACCGGACTGCTCACCGTCGCCGCCGCGCCGCTGGTCCGGGGCGACCGGAGTCGGGCCTGGCACGTCTGGCGGCGGGACCGGGATGATCACCCGAGTCCGAACGCCGGCCAGTGTGAGGCGGCGATGGCAGGTGCCCTCGGTGTCCGGCTCGGTGGCCGTAACGTCTACTTCGGACGCTCGGAGGTACGGCCGTTCCTCGGTGACGGACCCCGGCCGGAGGCCCGGCACATCAGTCGGGCCGCCCGACTCTCCGGCACGGTCGGGCTCGCCGCCCTCGGCGTCACGGTGGCGTACGCGGCGAGCAGCCGACCCCGGCGCGCCTGCGTCCGCTGGATCGCCACGCGGTTGCGGCCAGCCCGGTGA
- a CDS encoding helix-turn-helix domain-containing protein — protein MVPPSPKWNGDAAEQLPSTPPPAVQHPPVLRRSLAGIRARALALHPGRTTVCDGRCCESSGRGMVSSNSQSAGAREQFVNDLRELVRRERSKRGMTQDQAGAAVNVSGSSIGGFESGRMVPMPDTAKALDDLFETGDEIQRMSAEAREEAQAPWLRPWTDNERRATLLKWFEHSVIPGLLQTEDYARAILTVGPHTPEQVAEMTASRLARQTATLERPDPPTLAAIIGEPALRYGGPTIMKDQLEHLVDIGHRSTVHLRVLPGDVGLHAGLAGAFVVATLPGGSRLGYLDDQLRGRVVSDVDEVGDLERTWESLSAVALPRDQSRDFMLKVIDEYS, from the coding sequence ATGGTCCCTCCGTCGCCGAAATGGAACGGGGACGCCGCCGAGCAATTGCCCTCGACGCCGCCCCCGGCTGTGCAGCACCCGCCCGTCCTTAGACGCTCTTTGGCTGGGATCCGAGCGCGTGCGCTTGCCCTCCACCCTGGACGGACCACGGTGTGCGACGGAAGATGTTGCGAGAGTAGTGGTAGGGGAATGGTTAGCAGTAATTCACAATCAGCCGGAGCCAGGGAGCAATTTGTGAACGATCTTCGGGAGCTGGTCCGACGGGAACGGTCCAAACGGGGAATGACACAGGATCAGGCCGGGGCGGCAGTCAACGTCAGCGGGTCGTCGATTGGTGGGTTCGAATCCGGCCGGATGGTGCCGATGCCTGACACGGCGAAAGCCCTTGACGACCTCTTCGAAACCGGTGATGAGATCCAGCGCATGTCGGCCGAGGCCCGCGAGGAGGCGCAGGCCCCGTGGCTGCGCCCGTGGACCGACAACGAGCGTCGCGCAACGCTGCTCAAATGGTTCGAGCACAGCGTGATTCCCGGCCTGTTGCAGACCGAGGACTACGCCCGCGCGATCCTGACGGTCGGGCCGCACACCCCGGAGCAGGTGGCGGAGATGACGGCCAGTCGGCTGGCCCGGCAGACCGCCACGCTGGAACGGCCCGATCCCCCGACCCTTGCGGCGATCATCGGCGAGCCCGCGCTGCGGTACGGCGGTCCGACAATCATGAAGGACCAGCTTGAGCACCTGGTCGACATCGGACACCGATCGACCGTCCACCTCCGGGTCCTCCCCGGCGACGTCGGACTGCACGCCGGCCTGGCCGGCGCGTTCGTCGTCGCCACGCTGCCCGGCGGCTCCCGCCTCGGCTACCTGGACGACCAGTTGCGCGGCCGGGTCGTCTCGGACGTCGACGAGGTAGGCGACCTGGAAAGAACGTGGGAGAGTTTGAGTGCGGTGGCGCTGCCGCGCGACCAGTCCCGTGACTTCATGCTGAAGGTGATCGATGAGTACAGCTGA
- a CDS encoding acyltransferase family protein — protein sequence MTSVTTLAEPVPATTRTPLSRLPSLTGLRWVAAMLVFGFHIGTMQIVSEPGYKAVIDWVFTLGLSGVQFFFILSGFVLVWSARPDDTKRAFWRRRAAKIYPNHLVTWAVVIALWIYWDNPINIKAALANLFLVQAWLPMDGYFYSVNNVSWSLACEMFFYLCLPFVLPLIRRMRPWMLYAVVIGMPLLIASMWPVQELVPETARWWFTQIFPVVRSFEFWVGVAAAELLLRGKWRGPGLLLSTGIFVVIWVASMEWIRAELWTTVLALGYILVIASAARADVTGRWSPWRSRPLIWLGEVSFAFYLVHVFLIKAILRFAGHPGGFSGWRGPVVTIGLLLVSLLAAWLLFRFVETPMMRVLSPRRRRPGGEPVVGGPDRHPTPTPAAPHIVRQRRPGRASQPAPAIGPVAEDAPDQPVR from the coding sequence ATGACCAGCGTCACGACCCTCGCCGAGCCGGTGCCGGCGACGACCCGTACGCCGCTGAGCCGGCTGCCGTCGCTGACCGGCCTGCGCTGGGTGGCCGCGATGCTGGTCTTCGGTTTCCACATCGGGACCATGCAGATCGTCAGCGAGCCCGGCTACAAGGCCGTGATCGACTGGGTCTTCACCCTGGGCCTGTCCGGGGTGCAGTTCTTCTTCATCCTCAGCGGGTTCGTCCTGGTCTGGTCCGCCCGGCCGGACGACACGAAGCGGGCGTTCTGGCGTCGCCGGGCCGCCAAGATCTATCCCAACCACCTGGTCACCTGGGCCGTGGTCATCGCGCTCTGGATCTACTGGGACAACCCGATCAACATCAAGGCGGCCCTGGCCAACCTGTTCCTGGTCCAGGCCTGGCTGCCGATGGACGGCTACTTCTACAGCGTCAACAACGTCAGCTGGTCGCTCGCCTGCGAGATGTTCTTCTACCTCTGCCTGCCGTTCGTCCTGCCGCTGATCCGCCGGATGCGCCCGTGGATGCTGTACGCCGTCGTGATCGGCATGCCGCTGCTCATCGCGTCGATGTGGCCGGTCCAGGAGTTGGTGCCGGAGACCGCCCGCTGGTGGTTCACCCAGATCTTCCCGGTCGTACGCTCCTTCGAGTTCTGGGTCGGGGTGGCCGCCGCCGAACTGCTGTTGCGGGGCAAGTGGCGCGGGCCGGGGCTGCTGCTCTCGACCGGCATCTTCGTCGTGATCTGGGTGGCGTCGATGGAGTGGATCCGCGCCGAACTCTGGACCACCGTGCTGGCCCTCGGGTACATCCTGGTGATCGCCAGTGCGGCGCGGGCCGACGTCACCGGTCGCTGGTCCCCGTGGCGCTCGCGGCCGCTGATCTGGCTCGGCGAGGTGTCCTTCGCCTTCTATCTGGTGCACGTGTTCCTGATCAAGGCCATCCTCCGGTTCGCCGGTCATCCCGGCGGGTTCTCGGGATGGCGGGGACCGGTCGTCACGATCGGCCTCCTGCTGGTCAGTCTGCTCGCCGCCTGGCTGCTGTTCCGGTTCGTCGAGACGCCGATGATGCGCGTTCTCAGTCCCCGGCGGCGCCGCCCGGGCGGCGAGCCCGTCGTCGGTGGCCCCGATCGACATCCGACGCCGACCCCGGCAGCGCCGCACATCGTCCGGCAACGCCGTCCCGGTCGGGCGAGCCAACCTGCCCCGGCGATCGGGCCGGTGGCCGAGGATGCGCCGGACCAGCCGGTCCGCTGA
- a CDS encoding TetR/AcrR family transcriptional regulator gives MDKVKRPDKRAERSRRTREKVVQAARELFVAQGYGATSLQEVADRAGVAVQTVYFVFRNKRTLFKDVVDTSIAGDTEPVATMDREWFRAACAEPTAAGQLRAHVHGTREILGRVAPIMPLIAAAAATDPEIAAQWPDGPDPRYTVQYAAAEALAGKPDTRPGLSIEMAADLLFGLLSPQLYLIFVRDRDWSPDTWEEWARTALTSQLCADPGLGRVMPDRARR, from the coding sequence ATGGACAAGGTCAAGCGGCCGGACAAGCGAGCCGAGCGGTCACGTCGCACCCGTGAAAAGGTCGTCCAGGCGGCTCGCGAGCTGTTCGTCGCGCAGGGTTACGGGGCGACGAGCCTGCAGGAGGTCGCGGACCGGGCGGGCGTGGCCGTCCAGACGGTCTACTTCGTCTTCCGCAACAAGCGCACGCTGTTCAAGGACGTCGTCGACACGTCCATCGCCGGGGACACCGAGCCGGTCGCCACCATGGATCGTGAGTGGTTTCGCGCCGCGTGCGCCGAGCCCACCGCAGCCGGGCAATTGCGCGCGCACGTCCACGGCACCCGCGAGATTCTGGGCCGGGTCGCCCCGATCATGCCGCTGATAGCGGCTGCCGCAGCCACCGACCCTGAGATCGCCGCACAGTGGCCGGACGGCCCCGACCCGCGCTACACCGTGCAGTACGCAGCGGCCGAAGCCCTGGCCGGCAAGCCCGACACCCGTCCTGGCCTCTCCATCGAGATGGCCGCGGACCTGCTGTTCGGCCTGCTCAGCCCGCAGCTCTACCTGATCTTCGTCCGCGACCGCGACTGGTCACCGGACACGTGGGAAGAGTGGGCCCGCACCGCCTTGACCTCCCAACTCTGCGCCGACCCCGGGCTAGGGCGTGTCATGCCGGATCGGGCGCGCCGCTAA
- the ssb gene encoding single-stranded DNA-binding protein, with amino-acid sequence MFDTHVTIVGNVLTAPEWRRTSQSGTLVANFKVASTARRLDRESGRWVDGNSLRVRVNCWRKLAEGVASSVMVGDPVVVVGRMYTRDWTDDAGNHRTMYELEAVAVGHDLARGRGRFARNRPTMSTSSVEDGETEARVHGEATESVPVEEAPVSLDERVFEDEDEYRGLAMPVARGYEPTPGYASTYLPADDFDGRVDLDGRIDLDTLPSGDVSGPGRDTGLSPDGQPRVEGGPGVEGLGGEGIDGEPVADGSHPLLRDDPDDGREALPDATGSGVGRGRRGRGRTPASV; translated from the coding sequence ATGTTTGATACCCATGTAACTATTGTCGGAAATGTTCTCACTGCCCCTGAATGGCGGCGTACCAGCCAGAGCGGCACTCTGGTGGCCAACTTCAAGGTGGCGTCGACCGCCCGCCGTCTCGATCGGGAGAGCGGGCGCTGGGTCGATGGAAACAGCCTGCGTGTCCGGGTGAACTGTTGGCGCAAGCTGGCCGAGGGGGTGGCCTCCTCGGTCATGGTCGGAGATCCGGTTGTCGTGGTCGGCCGGATGTACACCCGGGACTGGACCGACGACGCCGGCAACCACCGCACGATGTACGAACTGGAGGCGGTGGCCGTCGGCCACGACCTGGCAAGGGGTCGGGGTCGGTTCGCCCGCAACCGCCCGACGATGTCGACCTCGTCCGTCGAGGATGGCGAGACCGAGGCCCGGGTGCACGGCGAGGCAACCGAGTCCGTGCCGGTCGAGGAGGCGCCGGTGTCGCTCGACGAGCGTGTGTTCGAGGACGAGGACGAGTACCGCGGGCTGGCGATGCCGGTGGCCCGGGGTTACGAGCCGACTCCGGGCTACGCGTCGACGTACCTCCCGGCCGACGACTTCGATGGCCGGGTCGACCTGGATGGGCGGATCGACCTCGACACGCTGCCGAGCGGCGACGTGTCCGGGCCCGGCCGCGACACCGGACTTTCGCCCGACGGGCAGCCCCGGGTCGAAGGCGGCCCGGGGGTCGAGGGCCTCGGAGGCGAGGGGATCGACGGCGAACCCGTGGCAGACGGGAGCCATCCTCTGCTCCGTGACGACCCCGACGACGGCCGGGAGGCCCTGCCCGACGCCACCGGAAGTGGTGTCGGACGAGGTCGGCGCGGGCGTGGCCGGACACCGGCCTCCGTCTGA
- a CDS encoding cellulose binding domain-containing protein has protein sequence MTHIWKATARMVVVGALVGAVALIGPFSTSAYAEPGEPSQRAAAGAESIVDVIPAETLNRMVAQIPLVDAANVIRTAVEDTSSPGYTGIGLVDDHVTLWWKGTLPADIAAAVATVHRTVPVEVARSTYSRADLEKAAAKLAPVVEADPADAAHAVTLRTDGAGIEVAVDDTAGAALPKLPTTGVRTTIVERDRLAPISRNADSAPYDGGAYISPGGGAYCTAGFGVRDASSDATHLLSAGHCGSLGQVWSTGAGTPIGSVTHRNADHDTMLISTPTPGDHIYVGGVSDEVRAEVVGWTEVFPGQFLCQSGVTSAGVLGGPICDLRVEFHYDDREELVEATQLNGEQAARQGDSGGPVYAVNADGTVLAAGTTTRFAGPGFGFQDFATARDDFGDLVPATAIPANCRISYAVTDSWGTGFSASVTVYNDGPAVNGWSLGWTFPSGQLIQGHWNGVFQQTGSAVTVANENYNAGIPTGGAVSFGFTANGSPVAPAPFTLNGTVCN, from the coding sequence ATGACACACATCTGGAAAGCGACCGCCCGTATGGTGGTCGTCGGGGCACTGGTCGGTGCGGTAGCACTGATCGGCCCCTTCTCCACCTCCGCGTACGCGGAACCCGGTGAGCCGTCCCAGCGGGCGGCGGCCGGGGCCGAATCGATCGTCGATGTGATCCCGGCGGAGACCCTGAACCGGATGGTCGCCCAGATTCCTCTGGTCGATGCCGCCAACGTCATCCGGACCGCCGTCGAGGACACGTCCTCTCCCGGCTACACCGGAATCGGCCTGGTCGACGACCACGTCACCCTCTGGTGGAAGGGCACGCTGCCCGCCGACATCGCGGCGGCGGTGGCGACCGTCCACCGGACCGTACCGGTCGAGGTGGCCAGGTCCACCTACTCCCGCGCGGATCTGGAGAAGGCGGCCGCGAAACTCGCCCCGGTGGTCGAGGCGGACCCCGCCGACGCCGCCCACGCCGTGACGCTGCGCACCGACGGTGCCGGCATCGAGGTCGCCGTCGATGACACGGCCGGCGCCGCGCTGCCGAAGTTGCCGACCACCGGCGTCCGCACCACGATCGTCGAGCGGGACCGGCTCGCCCCGATCTCGCGTAACGCCGACTCGGCACCGTACGACGGTGGGGCGTACATCTCGCCGGGCGGCGGCGCCTACTGCACGGCCGGCTTCGGCGTCCGCGACGCCTCCTCCGACGCCACCCACCTGCTCAGCGCCGGTCACTGCGGGTCTCTCGGCCAGGTGTGGAGCACCGGTGCCGGGACGCCGATCGGTTCCGTCACGCACCGGAACGCGGATCACGACACGATGCTGATCTCGACGCCGACACCCGGCGACCACATCTACGTCGGCGGGGTGAGCGACGAGGTTCGCGCCGAGGTCGTCGGCTGGACCGAGGTGTTTCCCGGGCAGTTCCTCTGCCAGTCCGGTGTCACCTCGGCCGGCGTGCTCGGCGGCCCGATCTGCGACCTCCGGGTCGAGTTCCACTACGACGACCGGGAGGAACTGGTCGAGGCCACCCAGCTCAACGGGGAGCAGGCGGCGCGGCAGGGCGACAGCGGCGGTCCGGTCTACGCGGTCAACGCCGACGGCACGGTGCTCGCCGCGGGGACGACCACCCGGTTCGCCGGGCCCGGCTTCGGTTTCCAGGATTTCGCCACGGCCCGGGACGACTTTGGTGACCTCGTGCCGGCGACCGCCATCCCCGCCAACTGCCGGATCTCCTACGCCGTCACCGACTCGTGGGGCACCGGCTTCAGCGCCAGCGTCACCGTCTACAACGACGGCCCGGCGGTCAATGGCTGGTCGCTCGGCTGGACCTTCCCCAGTGGCCAGCTCATCCAGGGTCACTGGAACGGCGTCTTCCAGCAGACCGGTTCGGCGGTGACGGTGGCCAACGAGAACTACAACGCCGGCATCCCGACCGGCGGTGCGGTGAGCTTCGGTTTCACCGCGAACGGCTCGCCGGTGGCGCCGGCACCCTTCACCCTCAACGGCACCGTCTGCAACTGA
- a CDS encoding DUF397 domain-containing protein, translated as MSTAEPTWRKSSRSSSNGGACVEVAGNRVGRVLVRDSKDKQGPSLAFGPEAWRAFVSELARRP; from the coding sequence ATGAGTACAGCTGAGCCGACCTGGCGGAAATCCAGTCGCAGCAGTTCGAACGGTGGCGCCTGCGTCGAGGTGGCCGGTAACCGAGTCGGCCGGGTGCTGGTCCGGGACAGCAAGGACAAGCAGGGCCCGTCGCTCGCGTTCGGCCCCGAGGCGTGGCGCGCGTTCGTCAGCGAACTCGCCCGTCGGCCGTAG
- a CDS encoding alpha/beta hydrolase: MEPDLLGPPYERQTIDLGRDDEGPVLATLVRRRATRDSDRAVLYVHGFVDYFFQTHLADFFVEQGWHFYALDLRKHGRSLLPHQTPNFCADLAEYFPELDAAARIIRETDGIRTLLVNGHSTGGLITPLWAHARRTAGIIDGLFLNSPFFDLNLPWLVRRPMVAALCGLTRLGRRLPYRAIPVGLPDVYGRSLHADHQGEWSYDLGWKPVAGFPIRAGWLAAIRRAQRQLHAGLDIPVPILVSSSSRSFRGRRWHDSATAADAVLDVAQMARWAPKLGRHVTLIRFDGALHDLTLSGPAVRQQVFTELSRWVSAYVVSSDAPESAPASPSSRRHPSAAGATGTDSAPARAPAPARAARPQDAPNGPRPAPAP; this comes from the coding sequence GTGGAACCGGACCTGCTCGGGCCGCCGTACGAGCGGCAGACGATTGATCTCGGCCGAGACGATGAAGGCCCGGTACTGGCCACCCTGGTCCGGCGTCGGGCGACCCGGGACAGCGATCGGGCCGTGCTCTACGTACACGGATTCGTCGACTATTTCTTCCAGACCCACCTGGCTGACTTCTTCGTCGAGCAGGGGTGGCACTTCTACGCGCTCGACCTGCGTAAACACGGGCGCAGCCTGCTCCCGCACCAGACGCCGAACTTCTGTGCCGACCTGGCCGAGTACTTCCCCGAACTCGACGCGGCGGCGCGGATCATCCGGGAGACGGACGGCATCCGGACCCTGCTGGTCAACGGACACTCCACCGGCGGCCTGATCACCCCGCTCTGGGCGCACGCCCGCCGGACCGCCGGCATCATCGACGGCCTCTTCCTGAACAGCCCGTTCTTCGACCTGAACCTGCCCTGGCTGGTCCGCCGGCCGATGGTGGCCGCCCTGTGCGGCCTGACCCGGCTGGGCCGCCGGCTGCCGTACCGGGCCATCCCGGTCGGGCTACCCGACGTGTACGGCCGCAGCCTGCACGCCGATCACCAGGGCGAGTGGAGCTACGACCTCGGTTGGAAGCCCGTTGCCGGCTTTCCGATCCGGGCCGGCTGGCTCGCCGCGATCCGACGGGCGCAGCGACAACTGCACGCCGGTCTGGACATCCCGGTGCCGATCCTGGTCAGCTCGTCGAGCCGCAGCTTCCGGGGCCGGAGGTGGCACGATTCGGCGACGGCGGCGGACGCCGTACTCGACGTGGCGCAGATGGCCCGGTGGGCGCCGAAGCTGGGCCGGCACGTCACGCTGATCCGGTTCGACGGCGCCCTGCACGACCTGACCCTCTCCGGCCCGGCCGTACGTCAGCAGGTCTTCACCGAGCTGAGCCGTTGGGTCTCGGCCTACGTCGTTTCGAGCGACGCGCCGGAGTCCGCTCCGGCCAGTCCGTCGTCCCGCCGTCACCCGAGCGCTGCCGGGGCAACCGGTACGGACTCCGCTCCGGCTCGGGCTCCGGCTCCGGCTCGGGCGGCACGACCTCAGGACGCGCCCAACGGGCCCCGCCCGGCTCCCGCGCCGTAG
- a CDS encoding rhodanese-like domain-containing protein: MEDQNRGVAALLAHARAGVRRLTPEETVTATRRGALLVDTRTDPQRAEQGELPGALVIDRTVLEWRLDPASAARIPEAVDYDVEIVVVCRQGYSSSLAAASLRALGLWRATDLIGGFEAWRRAGLPCADGPADVRR, translated from the coding sequence GTGGAAGATCAAAATCGGGGCGTGGCGGCACTGCTGGCCCACGCCCGCGCGGGGGTACGTCGGTTGACCCCGGAGGAGACGGTGACGGCGACCCGACGCGGGGCGCTGCTGGTGGACACCCGGACCGATCCGCAGCGCGCGGAGCAGGGTGAGCTGCCCGGGGCGCTGGTGATCGACCGTACCGTGCTCGAATGGCGGCTCGACCCGGCGAGCGCGGCCCGGATCCCGGAGGCGGTCGACTACGACGTGGAGATCGTCGTGGTGTGCCGGCAGGGCTACAGCTCCAGCCTGGCGGCGGCCAGCCTGCGTGCCCTGGGCCTGTGGCGGGCGACGGATCTGATCGGCGGCTTCGAGGCCTGGCGGCGGGCCGGACTGCCGTGCGCTGACGGGCCCGCCGACGTACGGCGCTAA